A single genomic interval of Terriglobus albidus harbors:
- a CDS encoding glycosyltransferase family 4 protein produces MRSGGPPSRPRLEQIPLGVHVPSANELGRDAARSILEIPNDAFVILYMGRLSEKYKADLEPLLNGVAYLLDRGKKVRLLLAGQASDLEYNAQLERYIHILGISHVTLRFENFAEFLKSVFLSACNVGVFPVDSIQESFGLAILETMAHARPVIASDWSGYRDLILHGATGFLIPSRWSPSIAKSAGIFAGIDSTVTVAHNAAQGLALDVGDLVRYLEWLMENPDAASDMGLAGQQHVAARYSWKVVAAQFRMLWEEQLGIASAQNFPPQNQLAGLDLIFNSYPSSLLSETDWLIRSPLAASDIVVNAVLSYIRNAQTLILIRAVLRDLEERPISLAEAKARGLREANIIFLAKKGLCRLIDEIGAKT; encoded by the coding sequence ATGCGTTCGGGAGGCCCCCCATCTAGGCCGCGACTGGAACAAATCCCATTAGGTGTACACGTACCTTCCGCAAATGAGCTCGGGAGAGATGCTGCGCGATCAATACTAGAGATTCCCAATGACGCCTTTGTGATCTTGTACATGGGGCGTTTGTCCGAGAAGTATAAGGCTGACTTAGAGCCGCTTTTGAATGGAGTCGCCTATCTACTAGATCGCGGCAAGAAGGTCCGATTGCTGCTTGCTGGGCAGGCGAGCGATCTGGAATATAACGCCCAGCTTGAGCGTTATATTCACATTCTCGGTATTTCCCATGTCACTCTTCGCTTTGAGAACTTTGCAGAGTTCCTCAAGAGTGTGTTTCTATCGGCCTGCAATGTGGGGGTGTTTCCTGTCGATTCAATCCAGGAAAGTTTCGGCCTAGCGATTCTCGAAACTATGGCACATGCGCGGCCGGTAATTGCTTCCGATTGGAGTGGCTATCGCGACCTTATCCTACATGGTGCCACCGGCTTTCTGATTCCGAGCAGATGGTCTCCCAGCATTGCAAAGTCTGCAGGCATTTTCGCTGGTATCGACAGCACGGTCACAGTCGCCCACAATGCAGCACAAGGTTTAGCGCTCGATGTTGGCGATTTGGTTCGCTATCTTGAGTGGTTGATGGAAAATCCGGATGCAGCTTCTGATATGGGGTTGGCCGGACAACAACATGTCGCTGCACGCTACTCATGGAAAGTAGTGGCAGCCCAGTTTCGTATGCTCTGGGAGGAGCAGTTGGGAATCGCTTCCGCACAAAACTTTCCCCCGCAAAATCAATTGGCTGGACTTGATCTCATTTTTAATAGCTATCCGTCATCACTTCTATCTGAAACAGACTGGTTGATTCGCTCTCCGTTAGCAGCAAGCGACATCGTGGTCAATGCAGTGCTTAGCTACATTCGGAATGCGCAGACACTTATCTTAATAAGAGCCGTTCTTCGAGATCTGGAAGAACGCCCTATCAGCCTTGCGGAAGCAAAGGCAAGGGGCCTACGTGAAGCGAATATCATTTTCTTAGCCAAGAAGGGATTATGCCGATTGATTGATGAGATTGGGGCCAAGACCTGA
- a CDS encoding class I SAM-dependent methyltransferase: MTFAQGRMMHDFILEHRLRRCLELGFYHGVSSAYIAGALQEIDTGHLTTIDIPQALTLSPNINEVLKELQLQDLVTVFIEPRSYTWRLMRFLEAGMYGEFDFCYIDGGHTWDTTGFALSLVAHLLRPGGWVVLDDLDWTLATSPALSLKPSTKAFPEDERTTPGVRKTFELLICKDNRFENAFEKGKWGFAQRTHI; the protein is encoded by the coding sequence ATGACGTTTGCTCAAGGGCGAATGATGCATGACTTCATCCTGGAACACCGCCTACGACGTTGCCTTGAACTTGGGTTCTACCATGGGGTGTCATCTGCATATATCGCTGGTGCACTTCAGGAAATAGATACTGGTCACCTTACGACGATCGATATCCCGCAGGCCCTAACGCTTTCACCCAACATTAATGAGGTTCTCAAAGAGCTTCAGCTCCAAGATCTCGTAACCGTATTCATTGAGCCCCGATCTTACACATGGCGGCTTATGCGCTTCCTTGAGGCCGGTATGTATGGTGAGTTTGATTTCTGCTACATCGATGGCGGGCATACCTGGGACACTACAGGATTTGCTCTGTCTCTTGTAGCTCATCTGCTACGGCCAGGTGGTTGGGTCGTTTTGGATGATCTAGATTGGACCTTGGCTACCTCGCCAGCGCTATCGTTAAAGCCTTCGACTAAAGCATTTCCTGAAGATGAGAGAACGACGCCCGGAGTACGTAAGACATTCGAATTGCTAATCTGCAAGGACAACCGGTTCGAGAATGCCTTCGAGAAAGGGAAATGGGGCTTTGCTCAGAGAACCCATATTTAA
- a CDS encoding family 1 encapsulin nanocompartment shell protein — protein sequence MNNLHRELAPISDAAWAQIEEETTRTLKRYLAGRRVVDVPGTGGIAFPGVGTGHLKQISAPADGILASQREVKPLVELRVPFELSRQDIDDVERGSNDSDWQPAKDAAKKLAFAEDRAIFNGYQDASIQGVREATSNPIDTLPADVRDYPDAVARALSQLRLVGVNGPYSVLLGANEYTALAETRDHGYPVLEHVKRIVDGNLIWAPAIEGAFVMTTRGGDFELTIGQDVSIGYLSHTESTVKLYLQETFVFRVLTTEAAVALSPSR from the coding sequence ATGAATAACCTTCACCGCGAACTTGCACCCATCTCCGATGCAGCGTGGGCCCAGATTGAAGAAGAGACGACAAGGACGCTGAAGCGCTATCTGGCTGGCCGGCGGGTTGTCGATGTTCCTGGCACCGGAGGAATCGCGTTCCCCGGCGTAGGGACCGGACACCTGAAGCAGATCTCTGCTCCCGCCGATGGTATTCTCGCAAGCCAGCGCGAGGTGAAGCCGCTGGTCGAGCTGCGGGTTCCATTCGAGCTGTCGCGTCAGGATATCGACGACGTGGAGCGCGGCTCCAACGATTCCGACTGGCAGCCGGCGAAGGACGCCGCGAAGAAGCTGGCCTTTGCCGAAGACCGCGCCATCTTCAACGGCTATCAAGATGCAAGCATCCAGGGCGTTCGGGAAGCCACGAGCAATCCCATTGATACGCTGCCCGCGGATGTCCGGGACTATCCCGATGCAGTGGCTCGCGCGCTGAGCCAGTTGCGGCTGGTCGGTGTCAACGGGCCCTACTCCGTCCTGCTGGGAGCCAACGAATACACCGCGCTGGCTGAGACCCGCGATCACGGATATCCCGTCCTCGAACACGTAAAGCGCATTGTGGACGGCAACCTGATCTGGGCGCCGGCGATCGAAGGGGCTTTCGTCATGACGACACGCGGCGGCGACTTCGAACTCACCATCGGACAGGATGTCTCGATCGGCTATCTCAGCCATACCGAGTCCACAGTCAAACTGTACCTTCAGGAGACCTTCGTCTTCCGCGTGCTCACTACGGAAGCAGCGGTGGCACTATCGCCGTCGCGATAG
- a CDS encoding Dyp-type peroxidase, translating to MNTPSELNEVVLPQNVVGPLTRSAIFLVLCIRQDDDAYTRLREFCAGLSGLVRAVEFRDVEAGLTCVAGFGSDAWDKLFGTPRPAELHPFREIRSGNRHAVSTPGDLFFHIRARRMDLCFELATQIMDSIGDVVSVADEVHGFRYFDDRDVMGFVDGTENPRGDAAREAAIIGSEDPAFTGGSYVIVQKYLHDMKAWNALPTEMQERIIGRRKLSDIELSDTDKPAYAHNALTNIEENGRQLQILRDNMPFGRPGHGEFGTYFIGYCRTPRITEMMLENMFIGRPPGNYDRLLDFSQPATGSLFFVPTMSFLDDVTTGAPAAIENAATPDTEPSSSAPASTPVAVPDTSLRIGSLKGERHE from the coding sequence ATGAATACCCCCAGCGAGCTGAATGAGGTTGTTCTTCCCCAAAATGTAGTTGGACCGCTGACGCGGTCGGCGATCTTTCTGGTGTTGTGTATCCGCCAGGATGACGACGCTTACACACGTCTTCGCGAGTTCTGTGCCGGCCTCTCCGGACTGGTTCGCGCCGTGGAGTTTCGCGACGTCGAAGCCGGTCTTACCTGCGTCGCCGGATTTGGTTCCGATGCCTGGGACAAACTCTTCGGGACGCCCCGGCCTGCCGAGCTGCATCCCTTTCGCGAGATCCGCTCGGGCAATCGCCATGCCGTCTCCACACCGGGCGACCTTTTCTTCCATATCCGTGCCCGGCGCATGGACCTGTGCTTCGAACTGGCGACACAGATCATGGACAGCATCGGGGACGTGGTCTCAGTAGCCGACGAGGTACACGGCTTCCGCTACTTCGACGATCGCGACGTAATGGGCTTTGTGGACGGCACAGAGAATCCGCGAGGCGATGCCGCGCGCGAAGCAGCCATCATCGGCAGCGAGGACCCGGCATTTACAGGTGGTAGCTACGTCATCGTGCAGAAGTACCTTCACGACATGAAGGCATGGAATGCTCTTCCAACCGAAATGCAGGAGCGCATCATCGGTCGCCGCAAGCTCTCCGATATCGAGCTGAGCGACACTGATAAGCCCGCCTATGCGCACAACGCGCTTACCAATATTGAAGAGAACGGCCGCCAGTTGCAGATTCTGCGAGACAACATGCCGTTCGGACGTCCGGGGCACGGCGAATTCGGGACATACTTTATCGGCTACTGCCGTACGCCACGCATCACCGAAATGATGCTGGAGAACATGTTCATTGGCCGCCCACCTGGAAATTACGACCGGCTGCTCGACTTCAGCCAGCCCGCAACCGGCAGTCTGTTCTTCGTCCCGACAATGTCGTTCCTCGACGATGTCACCACCGGCGCTCCAGCCGCGATAGAAAACGCGGCGACGCCAGATACAGAACCGTCTTCGTCTGCGCCTGCATCCACTCCAGTAGCCGTACCCGACACATCACTCAGGATAGGATCCCTGAAGGGAGAGAGACATGAATAA
- a CDS encoding dipeptidase: protein MPSRVASTAIDLRRTILLSRRQFLKSASLASLAGSAMTWAEPLTARASAMHQQMLIFDGHVHALDREFYHGGSMGERSNQGQWDLVRAKEGGEKAFFLSIFVPEEYYPGRFETKQTLRRIDHAYRQLALNRDKVVLARKASEVQAAAASGRLAAVLDIEGSYDLDGDLGVLRELHARGLSSAQLSAHNWNQHYADACCSPAKANGLTENGRKLIREMNRLGMVINVSHSADTTMQQAIEVSDHPVVATHHGLRSVNDIPRNIPDSLLQKLAAKGGVLGIQIGSEFAYPKEYAWITEHRRKTFWDTTDIPTRVKGKSIYEVDELVAPGYPMLGAEVPAAVQMGVDNWVDVVDRVIRLVGEDHVALGSDFDGGPTLARGMRDVRDLPMITESMLRRGYSEERIRKFWGGNLLRVFGEIAGG, encoded by the coding sequence ATGCCTTCGCGGGTTGCATCTACGGCAATCGACCTAAGGAGAACTATCCTGCTTTCCCGACGCCAGTTTCTGAAGTCTGCCTCGCTTGCCTCTCTTGCCGGCAGTGCGATGACGTGGGCCGAACCGCTCACGGCGCGCGCGAGCGCGATGCATCAGCAGATGCTGATCTTCGATGGCCATGTCCACGCGCTCGACCGCGAGTTCTATCACGGCGGCAGTATGGGAGAGCGTTCGAATCAGGGGCAGTGGGATCTTGTCCGCGCCAAAGAAGGGGGAGAGAAGGCCTTCTTCCTCTCCATCTTCGTGCCGGAGGAGTACTATCCCGGCCGCTTCGAGACCAAGCAGACGCTGCGGCGCATCGATCACGCATACCGCCAACTGGCGCTCAATCGAGACAAGGTCGTGCTGGCGCGCAAGGCCTCTGAGGTTCAGGCCGCCGCGGCATCGGGCCGGCTGGCGGCGGTCCTCGATATCGAGGGTAGTTACGATCTCGACGGAGATCTCGGCGTCCTTCGCGAGCTGCATGCCAGGGGGCTGAGCTCGGCTCAGCTCTCCGCGCATAACTGGAACCAGCACTACGCGGATGCGTGCTGTTCTCCGGCAAAGGCGAATGGGCTTACAGAGAACGGACGAAAGCTCATCCGAGAGATGAACCGCCTGGGCATGGTCATCAATGTCTCGCACTCGGCGGACACAACCATGCAGCAGGCCATCGAGGTGAGCGATCATCCGGTGGTCGCGACGCATCACGGACTGCGCAGCGTGAATGACATCCCCAGAAATATCCCGGACAGCCTGCTGCAGAAGCTGGCGGCGAAGGGTGGCGTGCTCGGCATTCAGATCGGCAGTGAGTTCGCCTATCCGAAGGAGTATGCGTGGATCACGGAGCATCGCCGCAAGACCTTCTGGGATACCACGGATATCCCCACGCGCGTGAAGGGTAAGTCGATCTACGAGGTGGATGAACTTGTGGCTCCGGGGTATCCGATGCTGGGCGCTGAAGTCCCAGCTGCAGTGCAGATGGGCGTGGACAACTGGGTCGATGTAGTTGACCGTGTGATCCGGCTGGTGGGAGAAGACCACGTTGCGCTTGGCAGTGATTTCGATGGCGGGCCAACGCTGGCGCGCGGCATGCGCGACGTCCGCGATCTGCCGATGATTACGGAAAGTATGTTGCGGCGAGGCTATTCGGAAGAGCGCATCAGGAAGTTTTGGGGCGGGAATCTGTTGAGGGTCTTCGGTGAGATTGCCGGGGGCTGA
- a CDS encoding class I SAM-dependent methyltransferase — protein sequence MLRQAIRKIPGVPQLIKLNTDFEDWWFDWRHGTDTSADRADQARKGWETDTTNHTYVPIRPKCARRVLQALPVTNPQEYTFIDVGCGKGRMLLMALEAYSFRTAIGIELRKELSDLAKLNLHNDDRARLCSATCMNVNAMDFQFPEEKLVLYLFNPFGEEVMRTFLENLDRSLESSFRDVWVIMDFPVYASIADSMPYLSFVTEGYDYRIYRSKDPQAMAVAA from the coding sequence ATGCTCCGTCAGGCGATCCGCAAAATCCCCGGCGTGCCGCAGCTGATCAAACTCAACACTGATTTTGAGGATTGGTGGTTTGACTGGCGCCATGGCACGGATACCTCGGCTGACCGCGCCGATCAGGCCCGCAAGGGTTGGGAAACCGATACCACCAACCACACCTATGTCCCGATCCGTCCCAAGTGCGCGCGGCGTGTGCTGCAGGCTCTACCTGTGACGAATCCGCAGGAGTACACCTTCATCGACGTAGGTTGCGGGAAGGGGCGCATGCTGCTCATGGCTCTGGAGGCGTATTCTTTCCGCACCGCCATCGGGATAGAGCTGCGCAAGGAGTTGAGTGATCTGGCGAAGTTGAATCTCCATAACGACGACCGCGCTCGCCTATGCTCTGCAACATGCATGAACGTGAATGCGATGGACTTCCAGTTTCCCGAGGAGAAGCTGGTGCTGTATCTCTTCAATCCTTTCGGTGAAGAGGTGATGCGCACCTTCCTGGAAAATCTGGACCGCTCGCTGGAGTCATCTTTCCGCGATGTCTGGGTGATTATGGATTTTCCCGTCTATGCGAGCATTGCGGACAGCATGCCGTATCTGTCGTTCGTAACGGAGGGCTACGACTATCGCATCTATCGTTCTAAGGATCCACAGGCTATGGCTGTTGCGGCGTAG
- a CDS encoding ester cyclase, with the protein MSKEAQNKALVGRWFTEFWGPTVNLNVVNELAAPDMLLQYSLHEPRRGHDDIKAFMTGFRQAFPNLNFWGAADLIAEGDYVVGRWEGGGTHTGPAFSDFLAGSLPANSGRKMHFTGTTVLRIKDGKIAEEIGLDDGVTALTQLGLIRTA; encoded by the coding sequence ATGTCAAAGGAAGCACAGAACAAAGCTCTCGTGGGACGCTGGTTCACAGAGTTCTGGGGACCGACCGTGAATCTCAACGTCGTGAACGAACTTGCCGCCCCGGACATGTTGCTGCAGTATTCGCTGCACGAGCCACGCCGCGGCCACGACGATATCAAGGCATTCATGACGGGATTCCGTCAGGCCTTCCCGAACCTCAACTTCTGGGGAGCGGCGGACCTCATCGCAGAAGGTGACTACGTTGTCGGACGCTGGGAAGGTGGCGGTACGCACACCGGGCCGGCCTTCAGCGATTTCCTCGCCGGGTCATTGCCCGCTAACAGCGGCCGCAAGATGCACTTCACCGGGACCACCGTTCTCCGCATCAAGGATGGAAAGATCGCCGAGGAGATTGGCCTGGACGATGGCGTTACCGCCCTTACACAGCTCGGCCTGATTCGGACCGCCTAG
- a CDS encoding 2OG-Fe(II) oxygenase — MKADFEIAGLTLPEASVPLPEAARAVSRITSLDWQLIADELNASGNALLKNILTAEECEVLARQYGSDELFRSRVVMSRHGFGRGEYKYFRYPLPALLQELRTSLYERLAPVANRWNEQMGIDIRYPGQHAAFIERCHQAGQLRPTPLLLQYGAGDYNCLHQDLYGEHVFPIQVAFLLSEPGRDFTGGEFVLTEQRPRMQSRAEVVPLRQGDAVAFAVHHRPVQGTRGSYRVNLRHGVSRLRSGQRYTLGVIFHDAT; from the coding sequence ATGAAGGCGGACTTCGAAATCGCAGGACTGACTTTGCCGGAGGCCAGTGTGCCACTTCCGGAAGCGGCACGCGCGGTATCGCGCATCACGTCGCTTGACTGGCAGCTCATTGCAGACGAGCTCAACGCCTCAGGCAATGCCTTGCTGAAGAACATCCTCACGGCGGAGGAGTGCGAAGTCCTGGCACGTCAGTACGGGAGCGATGAGTTGTTTCGCAGTCGCGTTGTTATGTCGCGGCATGGTTTCGGGCGTGGCGAGTATAAGTACTTTCGCTATCCGCTGCCTGCGTTGCTGCAGGAGCTACGCACATCGCTCTACGAGAGGCTGGCGCCGGTTGCAAATCGCTGGAACGAACAGATGGGCATCGACATCCGCTATCCGGGCCAACACGCTGCGTTCATCGAGCGCTGTCATCAGGCGGGACAGTTGAGACCTACACCGCTGCTGCTGCAGTATGGCGCTGGAGACTATAACTGCCTGCACCAGGATCTCTATGGCGAGCATGTCTTTCCCATTCAGGTAGCGTTTCTGCTGTCGGAGCCGGGGAGGGATTTTACCGGCGGCGAATTCGTCCTGACCGAGCAGCGCCCAAGGATGCAGAGCCGGGCTGAGGTCGTGCCCCTGCGACAGGGCGATGCGGTTGCTTTCGCTGTTCACCATCGTCCGGTACAGGGTACGCGCGGCAGCTATCGCGTGAATCTCCGGCATGGCGTCAGCCGCCTGCGATCGGGACAACGGTATACCCTCGGCGTTATCTTTCATGATGCCACATAG